TGATCCCTAAAGCTCAGAACCACAGGACTGAACACAGTCATAGATCCCGGCCAATGGGGAAGTTCTGTGACCTGTGAATTCTCTTAGTTCCGGTGAGAGCTGTCAGGTCCTTGCTTAATTATCACAACAACCTCatgagatgaatttttttttttttttttttttttgcggtatgcgggcctcccaccgctgcggcctctcccgttgtggagcacaggctacggacgcgcaggcccagcggccatggctcacgggcccagccgcaccgcggcatgtgggatcttcccggaccggggcacgaacccacgtcccctgcatcggcaggcggactctcaacaaatgcgccaccagggaagcccgagatgaatattttttattgttctcACTttaaccaagaagaaacatgagTCTGGAGGATTCAGTTCAGTAACTTGCTCGAATTTTTACAACTCGGAAGTGGCAAAGTTGATGTGAAATCTCAGGTTCTCTGACCCATTTATCTTCCGGAGCCACCTTCCAAGGTTGGGCTGGGATGTGTAGGTCTGCAGTTCCCGCAAGATCAAATGACTAGGGCTGCGGAAGTGGGCAAGGAGCTGGGGCCCTCATGGGGCAAAGTCATTAACCGCCGTGGTTCTGGAAGCTCATTCCTGGTCCAACCAGGCCGCTGGGCTGGAAGCTTCATGGACCCGGAGGTGTGTGCAGGTTTGCTGCCCGTATTTTAGCGGTTCCTCCCAAGACTGCCGAGGCTCCTTTGTGTTTCCTTGCTCCTTCAAGGCTGTTTTGATTTCACCCACTTGACAATGTTGAGGGATAGAGTGGGGCAGACAGAGAGGCCCGTGAGGGAGTCCTCAGAGCCTTGTCTCGTGTCCTCCGCTCCCAGACAGATGCCTGCTCAGGCCTGCAGGGCTTCCTCATCTTCCACAGCTTCGGGGGCGGCACCGGCTCCGGCTTCACTTCTCTGCTGATGGAACGCCTCTCCCTGGATTACGGCAAGAAGTCTAAGCTGGAGTTCGCCATCTACCCGGCCCCCCAGGTGTCCACGGCCGTGGTGGAGCCCTACAACTCCATCCTGACCACGCACACAACCCTGGAGCACTCGGACTGCGCCTTCATGGTCGACAACGAGGCCATCTACGACATCTGCCGCCGCAACCTAGACATCGAGCGCCCGACGTACACCAACCTCAACCGCCTCATCAGCCAGATCGTGTCCTCCATCACGGCCTCCCTGCGCTTCGACGGCGCCCTCAACGTGGATCTCACCGAGTTCCAGACCAACCTGGTGCCCTACCCCCGCATCCACTTCCCCCTGGTCACCTATGCGCCCATCATCTCGGCCGAGAAGGCCTACCACGAGCAGCTGTCCGTGGCCGAGATCACCAGCTCCTGCTTTGAGCCCAACAGCCAGATGGTGAAGTGTGACCCCCGTCACGGCAAGTACATGGCCTGCTGCATGCTCTACCGGGGGGACGTGGTGCCCAAGGATGTGAACGTCGCCATTGCTGCCATCAAGACCAAGAGGACCATCCAGTTTGTCGACTGGTGTCCCACAGGCTTCAAGGTGAGAGCTGGTGGCTCGGTGGAGACAGACAGctagagaagcagagggagacaCCAAGGATGGGGAGAAAGAGGTGGACACTCAGGGTCTTGGACTGATGCACATTCCGTGGGAGCTCTGGGATGAGATGGGAAGAGGGGCTTAAGCCAAATGTAACactaatttcattcattaattcgtTCATTCACCTATTTTAGGTCAGGAGAGATTTTGAGAGGATTATTGGAAGAGGGGGAGGGCACTAGTGCAGTAGGGAGAAGGGCTCCACCTCTCCTGCCCTAAGATCTGCAGACATCTCAAAGGTCAGGCAGAAAGGACTTTTCTCTTACAGGGAGGAGTGAACGGGGCTAGAACGAACTTGTGTGCAAGTGGGATGAAGAGGATGACTGGATGGAAGTAGCTCTGATCTGACGGTAGATCAGAGAATGCAGTAACCAGATTATTCAAGTTGCTGGAGAGGTGTAATTCCCTCCTCTAACACCTCAAAAGATGTGTTCTTCTCTCCccagtttattttgaaaaattattcgCCCTGTAAGTTTTCATCGATTTCGAGAAAGGATAAGAAGTTTCATGGTTATCATATGGTTGTGATTCACATTATGAAGCCCTGACATTTCCACTAAGCAGGAGTGAGCTGGGAGCCTGTTGTAGGTCTGCGGTCTGGGGAACACCAGACTCTGAGGGTTGGTGTGGGTACACAATAGCCAGGGAAGACCCCCAGCTCCCAGGACCAGAAGATGTCGAGCACTGGAAGCCGCCCCCTGAGTCGCCCTGGCCGGGCAGGCAGCTGCCCCTGCACTCGTGCCTGCTTGACTGCTTTGTCCTGTGTCCCACGGTCTCATCCGAGTCCACCATCAAAGCGGCTGCCACCATTCATGTTAATTAGACCCCTGGCAGGCCTTTAATAATTTAGAGGTTTGCTGAGCACCAGAGGTGGTTGTGACAGTTGCTCGAGACAGAGATGAGCACGTCTCAGTTTTCCCTGCTGGGACTTAACGGAAACAAGACACCTCATGCTGGCTTCTCAGCTGAGAGGCTGATGGCAGAGAGCATCTCCCACcctgctctgctccagccacgtACAGAATCCTTTCCCCTGGACTGTGCCTATTTTTATGTGGCAGTTCTGGTCACTCTTGCGAAAACATTCAGGATCTTCCCCCaagttgttggggtttttttctttcaaatggaaacaaacaacaaaacaatctAGTAGTAAAAtgaataggcaaaaaaaaaaaaaaaaaaagaatgagatatgaGGGTGGTGGAGAAATTAACAGAAAGGACATGCCCCCGTATTCTTGCCCCTTTATTTTAAGCTGAAGCTCCAGGGTTATGACCAGAAAGATAAGGCAGTGCTAGAACCTTTAGCTGCTTCTCAGAAAGGCACATGCCGTGGGGGTGGATGGTGTTGAACTTCACCCTGTAGCATCCTCCCCAGGGTCAAGGGCTGCTACTGCTGAAAAGAGAGCAGAGTTGGCTGGTCTAGTGAAATGTCATGTGGCATTGCCTTCTCCCTTCTCACTTTGGTCCTTCACGCCTGTCTCAGCATCACCTCCACCCCCAAGATGCCACTTTTGTTTAAGAGGAATGATAGATCATTGTGAATTCATTTAGTGGGTTACCCACCTTGGCTGTACAGCCTGCTGccactcccacctccacctctcagAGGACATGCATTTTAAAGCTGTGAATTTAAGAGATTGTCAGTTAAGACCTGGTGGCCTGGTGGACAGGCATTTTGGGGCCAGCTCCATGGTTCTCAGTGTCCCATGAGTATTATCACAGTCGTCACCTGAGGCCCCTTCCAGGTTCCTAGAGCTCCTGGGGTCGGCTCCAGTTTGGGGTAtgtgtggggagaagggagacTTCCGGGATATTAGCCCCCTCGTCAGGGTGGGCTGGATCAACTTGGAGGACCCTCCGTGCTGCCAGAACTTGGGGGATTGGCTCATCCAGCAAGAGTTTTAATtgactttctttgatttccatgcTTTTCTTCCAAGAAACCCCACTCCCCAGAGACAGAGGGCCTGGTAAATGCTGACACCATCCGCAGAACCTTTTGCATCTCTTTATTTATTGCTTGaggatatctttttaaaaattgattaattaattaagttttggctgcgttgggtcctcctTGTTGTGCAcgagcttcctctagttgtggcgagcgggggctactgttcgttgcagtgcgcggcttctcattgcggtggcttctcttgttgcggagcacgggctctaggcgcgtgggcttcagtagttgtggctcgtgggctctagagggcaggctcagtagtcgtggcacacgggcttagctgctcagtggcatgtgggatcttcttggaccagggctcgaacctgtgtcccctgcattggcaggtagattcttaaccactgtgccaccagagaagtcctctcCCTGATCTTTTAAACAGCCCTTCACCCTTGGCAGAGAAACTGCCCTAAACCTGTTGACAGCATAACTAAGAGGAACCCGAGATACCATTGGAAGGAGTGAACTTATAATAACCCCTGTCTGCTGGCACTGCACACGCGCCCTGCTTGACCCCCTGTTCCCTATCCTCATTTGCCTGCTTGAGTCTCCCACTAGGGTTTCCACtagcccttcccctccccttgagtctcCCGGCCCAGTGCCGCTTGCTTTTGCTTTCTCTCCCACACGCACCTCTCTACCCACCCGCCGTCCCACCTCCTGATCCCCTCTTCACATCCAGGCCTGCTGCCCCACCCACCACGTGACCAAGGTGCCCCAGCTTGTGTTATCCGCTGACTGCCGCATCTTCACCCTCTCTTCCCCAGGTGGGCATCAACTACCAGCCCCCCACGGTCGTCCCCGGGGGAGACCTGGCCAAGGTGCAGCGGGCCGTCTGCATGCTGAGCAACACCACGGCCATCGCCGAGGCCTGGGCCCGCCTGGACCACAAGTTCGACCTCATGTACGCCAAGCGTGCCTTCGTGCACTGGTACGTCggagaggggatggaagaaggagAATTTTCCGAGGCCCGGGAGGACCTGGCTGCCCTGGAGAAGGATTATGAGGAAGTGGGGACTGATTCTTTTGAAGAAGAAAACGAAGGGGAGGAATTTTAAATACAAACGTTCCTCGTGGCTGTGTCTCTTTATTCCTGCTGCCCCTCCAAGCACGTTTAACTTTTCCTAGAGCAGCAGACCCCGGCCTGGGTCCCGACACCAGTACCTGTGGGTGACGGGGCCAGCACGGACGCTGAGCTCTGCCAGGCCCTCCCGTGGGGGAGCGCAGCTCCGTGTCAGCAAAGGAAACGAGAGTCACTGTCTCTGGGTTAGGGTGCAGGCCAGTCACACCTGTGCAGAGACCTAAGCGggatttaaaattctctcttaggCTGGGCTCACCCCAAACACAGCCTGCTGGCTGGGGAGCAGAAAGGTGAGATCTGGGCGCGGGGGAGATTCTGGAAAGGGAGTGTTCTCAGAGTTAGAGTTAGAAGCAAGAGCCCATTTCCTGCCCTTGTGAATACACAGATAAACGAGTGGGATCATTCCAGACAGTGTTCAGTGCCGTGAAGCGAAAAAGCAGTGATGGGAGAAGTGGGTGGTGAGGTCAGAAGAGGCCTCGTGGAGACCCGGATGCAGCTCGGAGCCACCGCGGAGGTTCTGGAGTCAGAGCACGCCGGGTGGGTGTGTGAAGAGCAGGGAGGAGGTGAAGGTACCCGGAGGATGGAGGTGAGGGGTGCGGCCAAGAGCCATGCGGAGTGCAGGGCACACTTAGGCTAATCCTGCACAGGACGTGAGGAGCTTAGGTTTTCTCTGGGTGAAACACAGCATTTCTGTGTGGAATTCGGAAGGTTTTAAGCAGACACCTACTAAgctttatatacacatacaccttATCTCTAACCCCAACCATCTCAAAATGGATGGTCTTCTCATTTCATGGCTGAAGAAGCTGAGGTGTAGGGCGTTTATGTGTTGAGACACAAAAGGGCGGGGGCCAAGAGGCTGTTCTCTCGGCTACCCCGCCCTCTTTCCACCGTTGGTGTTTGTGTCCGGTTCCAACTGCTGCCTCATAAAATGAAGGGTGGGGAGAAGCAAAGTCCATTTATTGCAAAGGAGAGGACAAATTAATGCATCTCTTCCCTGAAGTTGGCAGCTCCGGAGGATTTTTGGAAAAATCAAAAGGCTACTCTGATTAAACTAGTGATAAGACACCCAGGCTCGGGCCGCAGCAGGCCCCTGTGCATTAAATGGGCAGCCCGCCAGCTGTGGACTTTCCCTGCATGTTTCCACTCTGTATTCCTTGGAGGCCCCGggaaaaatagagtaaaatgttCCAAGGAAAGGAAGACCAGGCAGGAAGCGACGCTAACCACTCGCCGAGGACTGTTTTCGGAGAGACCACACTTCCTTGCTCTTCTGTGAAGGAGATGGTGGCGCTGAGGAGGAGTCCAGATCTCTGCCCATCAGGACCCCCTTGCCCGAGGTCACGCCTCACCAAGTCCCGCAGGGGCTGCAGGGACAGACCCAGCTGTGCGGAGAACTGGGGTCAGGAGCTGTGGCCCATCTCAGGAAGGGGCATTTCCCCTCTGACCGACGTTAGAGACCTACCCATGGGTTTCAGATAAGCCTCGAAGGACTTCCCGAGTGTGTAACTAGGACCTAATTAGGGAGAGAGTAACAGACCCCTGAGACCAGGGTTCAGGGGAAATCACCTACAGTGTCTTCCTTCCCTCTAGATCTACGTGAATTAGGTTAAAATAAATACGAATGGCAAAGTCACAGAGGTGATGTCTGGGAGGTATGGGGACGGGGGAGTTTGAGGGGTGATATTTTAGGGCCTTGGATGTATTTCcccccagtttctttctttttttcttttgcggtacgcgggcctctcactgctgtggcctctgccgccgcggagcacaggctccggacgcgcaggctcagcggccatggctcacgggcccagccgctccgcggcatgtgggatcatcccggaccggggcacgaacccgtgtcccctgcattggcaggcggactctcaaccactgcgccgccagggaagccctccccccagtttcttctcttccattttcccTTGTTTGGTTGAGTCCCTGTCCGATCATGGGGTTGGGCCCGTCTAGCCCTGCTGGCTTTTATCTCTGTTCACGAAGCAGGAGTATTGAATTTTAGAACTGGAGAAATGCATCCCTAGAAAGAGAGTGAATGGGAAAGTGGATGAGTCTCTATCTTCCCCCAAGAAAAGGCAGCTTCATAATTCTCCAGCACGGGATTGGCTAGAGGCTTCTTAAGACGGTAAAGTAAGTTTGGCAGGTGCCAGAATTGGGCCACGGCCCGTGGTAGGCAGCTTGTTCAGCTCACTGGGCTTTAGCCTGGGTTATCCAGTTTCTTGAATCCTAATGCCATCTCTGAAGGATTCCTAAGTAATTTCTAccgataaaaaaaaaagtcttttttaactttttactatTTTACCCCAGGAATTAGGAGAGCCCGTAGTTAACATAGTATCTAGTGAAATCCACATGCATATTCATATGTACTCCTCACCCCAGTGTTTGCAGTCTGGGTCCTTCTCAGCAAGAGGGACAGATCTCCAGCCTTTGAGCGCAAACAGCTTAGGTTCCAAAAAGAACCTACTGAGGAAAAAGAtagtatgtttatatatttattttctccaaacTGCTGATTCTATCAGTGATTTGATCGGCATTTAACTTTAATACAAAATTGCCACTAACCCCACCATTCTGAATTTTTAAGGGTCACTGGATCAACGCCATGCAACTGTCTTTCCTATTACAATGCCAGTCTACTAAAGGAATCAAaaacttccctttttaaaaatttttttggccacactgcacagcatgagggatcttagttccctgaccagggatcgaagtcatgctccctgcagtgcaagcagagtcctaaccactggaccgccaaggaattcccaaaaACTTCCCTTTTTAAGTTATCAGTCTAAACTgtctacattaaaaaacaaaaaaaccccagtgctataattagttttttatttttaggtcttGTGACAAATTTATGATGTCGACCACTTTAGGGATGAAGGTGAGAGAGTGAGTGGGGCAAGAGGGGAGGATATCAATACGGATACTGTTAAATTTTGTAGAGTTTATTTCATCCTTCCTTCCCATATACACAGAACCCCCAAGAGCTAAGGTGAGTTGTCACTTATccacatttttttcatgaatatgcAAAATGAAGCTTCTTATGTGACCTTCTACATATTGTATTTGGGGCTTAGACACTGAAGTCTAAACTGTAAGGCTGTTTGTTTGGCTCATGGTTAGTGAGACAGGACATTGTCTCTCCAAGCAGGTTCTATTATCTTGCAGtggggagaaataaaaacacatgaagtGATCTTTTGTATtaatgccagggacttccctggcggtccagtggttaagactccgcactcccaatgcagggggcacaggttccatcgctagttggggaactaagatcccacatgacgcgtggtgtggccaaaaaacatcccgaaaaaaaaatcccccaagcCCCAAGATTTGTATTAATGCCAATGCAAAAAACATTAGTAAAATGTCAGCAGAGTCCATACCACGTTAAAAAATATAGCACAACCAAgaaggatttattccaggaattcaacCGTGCTTCAGTTGTTAGGAATTCCatcagtctattttttttaagtaattttattttatctatttatttgtttattttttggctgcgttgggtcttcgttgctgtacgtgggctttctctttaGTTACGGCGAGCaagggcttctcttcgttgcgttgcacgggcttctcattgcggtggcttctcttgttgcagagcacaggctctcagcgcacaggcttcagtagttgcagcacacgggctcagtaattgtggctcatgggctcagtagttgtggcttgagggctctgtagcgccggctcagtagttgtggtgcatggtctttgttgctctgtggcatgtgggatcttcctggaccagggatagaacccatgtcccctgtgttggcaggcagattcttaaccactgcaccacctggtaAGTCCTACAATGTATATTGATGTGGATTTCTGTGGCCTTATCTAGGGAGTCCACCCAGTTTCTTAAACCTGCAgatttatgtcttttgccaaatttgggaaattttcagcttgTCATACCTTTGAATAGTTTTCAGCCTCacacttccttctcttctttggaGCTCAGTGAATGTTAGATCTTCCGTTATAGTACCACAGGCCACTGAGGCTCTGCTAAcatttttcagtctattttctctctgttgttaaTATTAGATAATTTCAATTGTTCAATCCtcaaattcactgattctttctcctGTCATCTCTCTTCTGTTGAGCTCACCCAGcgattttttccttttgaaactcTGGCATGAccaaacaattttttcttttttaataagctTTTTTGGGCACTGATTgtaaatacagattttatttaatacattgCATTTTACAACATGTTAATAAAATGcaatgttatttcctttccctgtgCACATATTCCCTAAGTAATGAGAAAGCCAGTAATTCAGTACAGTATTGAATTACTCAATAGCTCAACCTTAAGACTGTCACTGGATTTGTTGTGAATTTggctccttcaatttttttttttttttaccgtggAACAGGGCTGAATTATCTATGCTCAGGTTGGCTTCACTTATATCTTCAAAGGTGGGCCCGGAAGAGGAGCTCCGTCAGCCGGGAAGCCCCAGGCCTTCCTCTCACACTCTGCTACAACTTGATAATGATGAGGTTGCAAATTTTCTCCAGCTCTTTCTGCCAGATTTCAAGTTCTTCCTTTTCTGCAGTCAGATTCTTATCAAGCCAGTTGATGATTTCATTATACTTGTCAAGAATCTTCTGTTTGTCCTCATCTTTGATCTTGCCTTTGAGTCTCTCATCTTCAACCTTTGCTTTCATGTTGAATGCACAGAACTCAAGTGGATTTCTGGAAGCCATC
The Globicephala melas chromosome 10, mGloMel1.2, whole genome shotgun sequence genome window above contains:
- the TUBA8 gene encoding tubulin alpha-8 chain isoform X2 encodes the protein MRECISVHVGQAGVQIGNACWELFCLEHGIQADGTFGTQASKVQDDDSFTTFFSETGNGKHVPRAVMVDLEPTVVDEVRAGTYRQLFHPEQLITGKEDAANNYARGHYTVGKESIDLVLDRIRKLTDACSGLQGFLIFHSFGGGTGSGFTSLLMERLSLDYGKKSKLEFAIYPAPQVSTAVVEPYNSILTTHTTLEHSDCAFMVDNEAIYDICRRNLDIERPTYTNLNRLISQIVSSITASLRFDGALNVDLTEFQTNLVPYPRIHFPLVTYAPIISAEKAYHEQLSVAEITSSCFEPNSQMVKCDPRHGKYMACCMLYRGDVVPKDVNVAIAAIKTKRTIQFVDWCPTGFKVGINYQPPTVVPGGDLAKVQRAVCMLSNTTAIAEAWARLDHKFDLMYAKRAFVHWYVGEGMEEGEFSEAREDLAALEKDYEEVGTDSFEEENEGEEF
- the TUBA8 gene encoding tubulin alpha-8 chain isoform X1 gives rise to the protein MAWREAWVSCLSSSRDGQRECISVHVGQAGVQIGNACWELFCLEHGIQADGTFGTQASKVQDDDSFTTFFSETGNGKHVPRAVMVDLEPTVVDEVRAGTYRQLFHPEQLITGKEDAANNYARGHYTVGKESIDLVLDRIRKLTDACSGLQGFLIFHSFGGGTGSGFTSLLMERLSLDYGKKSKLEFAIYPAPQVSTAVVEPYNSILTTHTTLEHSDCAFMVDNEAIYDICRRNLDIERPTYTNLNRLISQIVSSITASLRFDGALNVDLTEFQTNLVPYPRIHFPLVTYAPIISAEKAYHEQLSVAEITSSCFEPNSQMVKCDPRHGKYMACCMLYRGDVVPKDVNVAIAAIKTKRTIQFVDWCPTGFKVGINYQPPTVVPGGDLAKVQRAVCMLSNTTAIAEAWARLDHKFDLMYAKRAFVHWYVGEGMEEGEFSEAREDLAALEKDYEEVGTDSFEEENEGEEF